From a single Alloactinosynnema sp. L-07 genomic region:
- the ftsY gene encoding signal recognition particle-docking protein FtsY, producing the protein MSSTLIVILIVAAVVLVAALVTGVVLSRRRRISLTETKPEIDKPKGYQAGSGISLAPGGSKAPPHPVADRTEVDGQPGVGDDASVPRDSPQRGIVDVTLPDIPTQGTGESVIPEQGGPVDVTDLAPEPVIPEQSVGPVETDEIAPTAGRLERLRGRLSRSRSTLGQGLLGLLGAGDLDEDSWTEVEDTLLLADLGAATTQEIVDRLRAELVARGVRTSADARTVLRSVLIEALHPEMDRAVRALPHGVEGERQPAVVLVAGVNGTGKTTTTGKLARVLVADGHSVVLGAADTFRAAAADQLQTWAERVGAETVRGKEGADPAAVAFDAVRRGRESGVDAVLIDTAGRLHTKTGLMDELGKVKRVIEKQTPVDEVLLVLDATTGQNGLTQARVFGEVVDVTGIVLTKLDGTAKGGIVFQVQRELGVPVKLVGLGEGADDLAPFDPAAFVDALLG; encoded by the coding sequence GTGTCGAGCACCCTGATCGTCATCCTCATCGTCGCCGCCGTGGTCCTGGTCGCGGCGCTGGTCACCGGCGTCGTGCTGTCGCGGCGCAGGCGGATCAGCCTCACCGAGACCAAGCCGGAAATCGACAAGCCGAAGGGCTACCAGGCCGGAAGCGGCATCAGCCTGGCCCCCGGCGGGTCGAAGGCGCCGCCGCACCCGGTGGCCGACCGGACCGAGGTCGACGGGCAGCCCGGCGTCGGCGACGACGCGTCGGTCCCGCGCGACTCGCCGCAGCGCGGGATCGTGGATGTGACGCTGCCCGACATCCCGACCCAGGGCACTGGCGAGTCGGTCATCCCGGAGCAGGGCGGCCCGGTCGACGTGACCGACCTGGCGCCGGAGCCGGTCATCCCGGAGCAGTCGGTCGGCCCGGTGGAGACCGATGAGATCGCGCCGACGGCAGGGCGGCTGGAGCGGCTGCGCGGGCGGCTGTCGCGGTCGCGGTCGACGCTGGGGCAGGGACTGCTTGGCCTGCTCGGCGCGGGCGACCTCGACGAGGACTCGTGGACCGAGGTCGAGGACACCCTGCTGCTTGCCGACCTCGGCGCGGCCACCACCCAGGAGATCGTCGACCGCCTGCGCGCCGAACTGGTCGCGCGCGGCGTCCGCACGTCGGCCGACGCCCGGACGGTCCTGCGCTCGGTGCTGATCGAGGCGCTGCACCCGGAGATGGACCGCGCGGTGCGTGCCCTTCCGCACGGTGTCGAAGGCGAGCGCCAGCCCGCGGTTGTGCTGGTCGCGGGCGTGAACGGAACCGGTAAGACGACCACCACGGGCAAGCTGGCCAGGGTGCTGGTCGCCGACGGGCACTCGGTCGTCCTCGGTGCCGCCGACACCTTCCGCGCCGCCGCCGCCGACCAGTTGCAGACATGGGCCGAGCGCGTGGGCGCGGAGACCGTTCGCGGCAAGGAGGGCGCCGACCCGGCCGCGGTCGCGTTCGACGCCGTCCGCCGGGGCCGGGAGTCCGGGGTCGACGCGGTGCTGATCGACACCGCGGGCCGTCTGCACACCAAGACCGGGCTGATGGACGAGTTGGGCAAGGTCAAGCGGGTCATCGAGAAGCAGACGCCGGTTGATGAGGTTCTGCTGGTCCTCGACGCGACCACCGGGCAGAACGGGCTGACGCAGGCTCGGGTGTTCGGTGAGGTGGTGGACGTGACCGGGATCGTGCTGACCAAGCTTGACGGGACGGCGAAGGGCGGGATCGTGTTCCAGGTCCAGCGTGAGCTGGGGGTGCCGGTGAAGCTGGTCGGCCTCGGTGAGGGCGCTGACGACCTGGCGCCGTTCGACCCGGCGGCGTTCGTCGACGCGCTGCTCGGCTGA
- a CDS encoding sodium:solute symporter, which produces MRALDLAIIAAFLVGMPLLGIWIAGRQKSGTDYFVGDGKIKWWVACLSVVSAETSTLTVLSVPTVAYLGAFTYLQLAIGYVIGRIVVSFVLLPRYVAGEMTTAYNFLGKRFGPGLQGTASVTFLFTRLLADGVRLFATAIPIKIVLAAYGVDAAYWQIVAVLGLAMVVYTFFGGVRAVVWVDAIQMLWYVVGGVAVVVFLANRLPSGWFGAAVDAGKTQLFDLSSAPVSNNYAFITAVLGGAVLSMASHGADQLIVQRLMACNDVKAGQKALIASGFVVLLQFGLFLFIGMMLWSFYKGLNPVKDLGLTTNDELFASFIVNELPSGLSGFVIAGILAAALSSSLGALASSTVTDVYQRIVNRPLTDAEALRQGRIWTVVWAGALIVFASMFTTTKNPIVETALAITGYTYGALLGAFLLGLLVKRAKQADAIAAFVTTVAVMAFVILGLKFSKKTGEFLGVDFAKASGDTVALAFPWYTPLGVLVTLTVGGLLALRHRTSAPLVRQD; this is translated from the coding sequence TTGCGGGCCCTTGACCTCGCCATCATCGCCGCGTTCCTGGTCGGCATGCCGCTGCTGGGCATCTGGATCGCGGGCAGGCAGAAGTCCGGCACCGACTACTTCGTCGGCGACGGCAAGATCAAGTGGTGGGTGGCGTGTCTGTCGGTGGTCTCGGCGGAGACCTCGACCCTGACCGTGCTGAGCGTGCCGACCGTGGCCTACCTCGGCGCGTTCACCTACCTCCAGCTGGCCATCGGCTACGTGATCGGCCGGATCGTCGTGTCGTTCGTGCTGCTCCCCCGCTACGTCGCGGGCGAGATGACCACGGCGTACAACTTCCTCGGCAAGCGGTTCGGCCCCGGCCTGCAGGGCACCGCCTCGGTGACGTTCCTGTTCACCCGCCTGCTCGCCGACGGTGTCCGGCTCTTCGCCACCGCGATCCCGATCAAGATCGTGCTGGCCGCCTATGGCGTCGACGCGGCGTACTGGCAGATCGTGGCCGTGCTCGGCCTGGCGATGGTGGTCTACACGTTCTTCGGCGGCGTCCGCGCGGTCGTGTGGGTCGACGCGATCCAGATGCTCTGGTACGTCGTCGGCGGCGTCGCGGTGGTGGTGTTCCTGGCGAACCGGCTGCCGTCGGGCTGGTTCGGGGCGGCGGTCGACGCGGGCAAGACGCAGCTGTTCGACCTCTCCAGCGCGCCCGTGAGCAACAACTACGCGTTCATCACCGCGGTGCTGGGCGGGGCGGTGCTGTCGATGGCGTCGCACGGCGCCGACCAACTGATCGTGCAGCGGCTCATGGCGTGCAACGACGTGAAGGCAGGCCAGAAGGCGCTCATCGCCAGCGGGTTCGTCGTGCTGCTGCAGTTCGGGTTGTTCCTGTTCATCGGCATGATGCTGTGGTCGTTCTACAAAGGACTCAATCCGGTCAAGGACCTCGGTCTGACGACCAATGACGAGCTGTTCGCCTCGTTCATCGTCAACGAACTGCCGAGCGGACTTTCCGGCTTCGTGATCGCGGGCATCCTGGCCGCCGCGCTGAGTTCGTCACTGGGCGCCCTGGCGTCCTCGACGGTCACCGACGTCTACCAGCGGATCGTGAACAGGCCGCTGACCGACGCCGAGGCCCTGCGACAGGGTCGGATCTGGACGGTGGTCTGGGCGGGCGCGCTGATCGTGTTCGCATCGATGTTCACCACGACGAAGAACCCCATCGTGGAGACCGCCCTGGCCATCACCGGCTACACCTATGGCGCGCTGCTCGGTGCGTTCCTGCTCGGCCTGCTGGTGAAGCGGGCCAAGCAGGCGGACGCGATCGCGGCGTTCGTGACCACGGTGGCCGTCATGGCGTTCGTGATCCTGGGGCTCAAGTTCAGCAAGAAGACCGGCGAGTTCCTCGGCGTCGACTTCGCCAAGGCGTCCGGCGACACGGTCGCCCTGGCGTTCCCCTGGTACACCCCGCTGGGCGTGCTGGTGACCCTGACCGTCGGCGGGCTACTGGCTCTGCGGCACCGAACGAGCGCGCCACTCGTCCGCCAAGACTGA
- a CDS encoding GNAT family N-acetyltransferase: MLRTVLTDDAELRALEPWHAEEFFAHLDAIRDHIGQWLAWAERIPDLDAAHEFLQGFADKRARDEGTMYGLWVHGELVGGVAFPVFDARAGICELGVWLAPHVTGRGLVGMAVQRMIDWAVFERGVFRIEWLAAVGNEPSIAVARRLGFTKEGVLRKHYPHGEVRHDMELWSVLADEWRARSVPQSQ, translated from the coding sequence GTGCTGAGGACCGTGTTGACCGACGACGCCGAGCTGCGCGCCCTCGAGCCGTGGCACGCCGAGGAGTTCTTCGCGCACCTCGACGCGATTCGCGACCACATCGGCCAGTGGCTGGCCTGGGCCGAGCGGATCCCCGACCTCGACGCGGCCCACGAGTTCCTACAGGGCTTCGCCGACAAACGGGCCCGCGACGAGGGCACGATGTACGGCTTGTGGGTCCACGGCGAACTCGTGGGCGGCGTGGCCTTCCCGGTGTTCGACGCGCGGGCCGGGATCTGCGAGCTGGGCGTGTGGCTGGCCCCGCACGTCACCGGGCGCGGTCTGGTCGGCATGGCCGTCCAGCGGATGATCGACTGGGCGGTGTTCGAGCGCGGGGTCTTCCGGATCGAGTGGCTGGCGGCGGTGGGCAACGAGCCGAGCATCGCCGTCGCCCGCCGTCTCGGCTTCACCAAGGAAGGCGTGCTGCGCAAGCACTACCCGCACGGCGAGGTCCGGCACGACATGGAGCTGTGGTCAGTCTTGGCGGACGAGTGGCGCGCTCGTTCGGTGCCGCAGAGCCAGTAG